ACGTGCCCGGAGCTTTGACCTTCCCGATCACAGAAAACGAATAGCCGCTCGGGTTTTTCACGAGCACGGTGACCTGGGGAACAGCGTCCTTGTATTGCGGCCGCAACCCCGCGGTGATGATTCGCTGGAGGTCCGCGGGAAGAAGACCGGCAGCCATCACTTGGCCCACGAGTGGGAAACCGAAAGTTCCATCCGGAAGGACCCGCACCACTCGTTGTAGGCGCTCGTCCCCCCACACAAGAATTTCAAGATCATCGCCGGGATTGATCCGATATGCAGGCCCAGGAACTGATGTCGGGCTCGACTGCGCGGGAGCGGCCGAGGAGCCGAGGGCAATCAGGAATAGCGCGACGACGAGCGCGATGAACCTTTTCATTTCACGAATACCCTCCCCTTGGCGTACCGGCGCGGCACATCACGCTTCAACCCTACTCGAGCCCGGTTACAAATGTCTTCATTCCAGTAATATAAGCAGAAGGTGGCAAAACGAACCCTCTTTTTCCGGCTGACCGTCCTGGCGCTGACGATCGTAGCTCCCGCATTGTCCGGCTGCGGCTACTGGCGAACGTACGAAGCGAAGAAATACTACGCCCAGTATCAGACCGCGACCGCCAATGGAGACCTCCAGGGCGCGCGTTTTGCGCTATTGTCGCTCGTGCAAACCCAAGAAGATGTCAGCGACTGGTGGGTGCAGCTGGGAAAGATCGACTTGCAGCTGGGCGATTTCCGAGGGGCTTACGATGCGTTCGCTCACGCGCATGAACTCGATCGCACCAATGCTCAGGTGGTCGCGACTCTGGCTCAGCTTGCGATATATGCAGGTCAGTTAGATCTTGCCGAAGAGCAAGCAAAAAGTCTCGAGCTACTCGCACCCGACGACCCCACGATCACTCTCGTCAATGGTTTTGTAGATCTGAAACGAGGCGATCTCGACAAGGCGAACGCTGCGGCCGACCAGCTATTAAGAGCCGCTCCGGCTGACCCTATCGCGAAAATTCTAAAGGCTAAGGTGCTGATGGGCGCTGGCCGGCCCGATGACGCTGTGGCCTTGTTAGAGCAGCAATTACAGATGGTGCCAGACGATGGGCAGGCGCTCCGAGCGTTATCCGCTATCTACAGGAGCCGAGGTGACTGGCCTAGCGCCACACGCGTTGCGACAAGGCTTTATCAGCTCAATGGCAAAGATAGTCGCATCTCGCAGCAATTGCTCGAGGCGGCGCTTCGATCGAGCGACCTCGGCCGTGCCGCGAGCGTCTCGAACTCAATCCTAAGTGGTGATGCGCCCGTACAAACGATCTACGCGACGCTTGGACTATGGGCGGAATTCGCGCCCGAAGAGGTCACTCTGCCCAATGCAATTCACTTGGCTCAGCGTTATTCGGGAGACCGGCGCGTAGCTTTCGCCGATTATTTTAATCGAGTTGGAAAGCCAGCTTCGGCCGAGCAATTGCTCGGTCCTCCTCAGCTGCCGCTAAAACAGGCCAACGCCGGGCTCAACGCCGTGATCGCGCAATCGATGGCTCTCCAGGGGCGTCGGGCTGACGCACTGAAATTATTTGGCGAAGTGTTGGCGGTTGAACCCGATCAACCGCAGGCGCTGCGCGGCCGCTCCGCACTACTAATGCAGACAGGAAATACAAAGCAGGCGATCATCGACGCTCAACGGCTCGTCATTGCAAATCCGAAGGATGGCGGAGATCGCATTCTTCTCGCACGCGCCTTTTTTGCGGCAGGACGTCGGCAAGACGTGCGTCGGACTCTCTGGGATGCATTTCAGGACATGCCGCAAGACAACCGCGTTTTCTCCGCCTTAAAAAGCGTTTTGGTGTCCACTGGCGATGCAGACGGTGAGCGTCGTCTGAGGCGCGAAGTTGAAGATCGACGATCGAGCATTCTTGAGAAGGAATTTCTGTAATGCGCTCTGCGGGCGAGTCAGCCGTAACGGCTTTGACGGATCGGCCGTCCTCGCAAAGCGGCCTGAACACAGGTGCATTTGCACGGCATCGGATCCGATTCACATCAAACATTGCAGGGCCGATTTTCTTCGTCGCCGATCTGATTTGCCTTGGCCTCAGCGTACCCCTTTCACTAATCGCCTACCGTCTGTTTTTCGCTGACCGGCTAGTCACGTCGGTCGGCATATTCGCATTTTCATCTGCTGGCGCGACCTACCTGCTGATCCGGGCCTCACGTCACGCTTACAATCGCACGCTTGTGAACCTCTTCGAGCACGAAGCGGATTCTGTGATTGACGCGCTCGCAGCAGTGCTCATCGCCTCTGCACTCGTTTGGCAGTTCGGGATGATTGAGAATCTCTCGCGGGGCATTGCGATACTTTTCCTGCTTTCCTTCAGTGCTCTGCTTCTCGCATCGCGACCCATTGTTCGCGGCGCCGTTCGGTACCTTGCCGGCAGCGGATCGATCGAACAGCGGATCGTCTTTTACGGCGCGGATCCGGCTTCGATAGCCATGATCCGCCGCATCATCGAGCTGATGGACCTACCGCACCTTAAGTATTTGGGAGTCGCCGACGACCGGCCGAAGGTGAAGTCGGTCGACGGCCTGAAGATGATCGGTGGGCTGGACCAAGTGCTGGAACTCGCGCGTCAGGGCGAACTCGATCAGGTTCTGTTCTGCGTGCCGAACATGCCCCCGCAGCGTCTTCACGCAATCGTTGAAGAACTCAGCAACGTCTCCGTCGACGTTGCCGTCGTCCCGTCCGAGGCCATTCAGCTAGCACCGGATTATCGCGTGCACCTTCTCGGCCAGCTGCCCGTGCTGACGCTGTGGCAACGGCCGTTCCGTGACATCAACGGTCTAGTAAAGCGCGGCGAGGATCTGCTTATCGCCGGCACGGCGACGGCCCTTCTTTCACCGGTTATGCTGATCGTTGGCTTACTCGTGAAAATCTCCAGCCCGGGCCCGGTTTTCTTCGTTCAGCCGCGCATTGGTTTTAACAATGAGCTCATCCGCGTGCTCAAGTTTCGTACCATGTTTGCCGACCGGTCGGACCTGAAGGCCGAGCAGACCACGACGGCAAACGACCCGCGCGTGACGCCGATCGGTCGCTGGCTGCGACGCCTGAGCCTTGACGAGCTGCCGCAGCTGCTGAACGTCATCAAGGGCGACATGTCGCTCGTCGGGCCGCGCCCGCACGCGACGCACATGAAGGTCGGCGAGCGTTATTATCAGGATGCGGTCCGTGGCTACGCCGGTCGCCATCGCGTGAAGCCCGGCATCACTGGACTGGCGCAGGTTAAGGGTGTGCGCGGCGAGATCCGCACGATCGAGCGCGCGAAGCTCCGCGTCGAATATGATCGGAAATATATCGAGAATTGGTCGGTCTGGCTGGATCTCGGGATCTTGCTCGCGACTTTCCGCGCCGTCCTTTACGACGCCGACGCTTATTAATTATTAAGCGGGCTCGCCCAACTTCTCGTTGATCAGGCTGATCGTGTTCTGGATGTTGCCGCGCGAGGATGCACCGAACACAATCGACTGGACGTAAGGCTCATCGAGCACCCACTCGATTGCCTCGCGCGGCGCGATGCCACCCGACGCGAAGATCGACATGGCGATCATCCGCGGCGAGTACCGCTCGGCCGCATCGCGATATCCCTGGATGCCACCGCTCATGCGGAAGCCGATCTTGTTGACGTTGGCGCAGACGATCGGGTTCTTGACCCCTGCTTCGTCGAGCAACGGTAGTAACATGGGCACGTTCATCGTAATGAAGCCGGGTTCCGCGCCATATTTCTTCTTCACGTGCCGGGCGAAAGCGCCCAGCGCGTCGACGGCCCGAAGGCCGATTACAAGGTCGGTGACGACGTTCTGAAGGAAGATGATCGGCGTCGGCAGGCCATGGAACATTTTCATTTCGGCATCGACGAGCAAGCCGATCATCGCGCTCATGTCCTGCGTCGCGAGCGCCCTGCCGCCGCGAAGCACGGTGTCGACCAGGCCATCCTTGGGCAGGAACTTACGGAGCGCATCGAAATAGCCGAGCTCGGTCACCGCGTTCGCGTATTTGTGCGCATAGGGCATGCACGGAAGGAGGTTGAAGCCTTCCCACTTGGCCGGTGCCGTCCGCATCAGGTCGCAGACGTCGGCGATGCGGTCGTGGGTCGTGCACATGAACCCGCCGGCGCCTAGTTCCTTCGCGGCTTCCAGCACGCGCATGATCTCGCCGAGGTCCTGGAAGCGCATCGCCTGTTGGCGCGCCTTTTCCTCGGACATGTGGTTAACGCCGAAGAACTGGTTGTCGCCGAAGAGAATCCTGTCCACGCCTAAGCTGCCTTTACTTCATTCGCGACGGCGATCGTCTGCCCGAGCTTGGCTGGCGGCCGGTAAAGGCCGAGCCGGTCGAACAGGACGAGCCAGAAGAATTCGAGCGTCCTCGCATAGCGGCGCCAATAGCGGCGCGGCTCCGTAACCATGCGATAGACCCATTCAAGGCCGTTCTGCGCCATCCACTGCGGGGCGCGCACGACTGCCTGGGCTTCGTAATCGATGGTCGCGCCAACTCCCATACAGACTTTCACGGTCGGCATCAGGTGCCGGTTGCGGACGATCCAGATTTCCTGCTTCGGCGCACCAAGCCCGACGATGAGGCAAGTTGCCTTGCATTCGTTAATCATGCGGATCGCTTCAGCAGTTTCGCCGGGATCATTGACGAAGTTCATCGACGGACCGTGTGCGCCGACCACCACTTCGCGTCCGGCGATGCCATTGATGCGCTGCCGCGCCTGTTCAGCAATGCCCGGCTTGGCGCCGAGCATGAAAATGCGAACGTCCGGATTGTCCGCGTGCCGGCGCCAATAGGCGGGGACAATGTCGGACCCGGAGGCCTTGGACTGAATGGCGCGGCCCAGAAACTTCAGGCCCCAATAGACATATTTGCTGTCGGACGAGACGATCGCGGCCTGCCGGTAGGCCTCCACAAAATCCGCATTACGCTGAAGGTGGTAAAGGTGATCAGGATTGAGCGTCCACAAGATGCCTTCATCGAGGCGATCCACAACCTGCTCAACCATCAAATCATCGACCCACGCGTTGAGGATCCGGCACTTCTTCCAGGCCGGGTACCGCGAAGAGCTTACTGGGATGATGCTGTTCACGACCGCCCGAGCACACGCGACAGCAGGCCGCGCTTCGCATCATTGGCCGCAACCGGCCGTGCCACCGTCACATCGCCACCGGCAGCGGACCGGATCATGCGAATGGTCGCGTCCGTCATCGCCGCGTCGGCGAAGCTGTTCACCACTTCCTTCGACTTACCGGACACCCGATCGCGGAATGTCTCAAGCTGCGCCGAATATTCCTCGCCGCGGATGTAGAATTCGACGGGCTGCGTGAGGTCGGTCGTGTATCGGACGTTCCAGCCTTCCTCGTAACCTGCGGGCGCATCGATCGCGTCGGTGAGGAATACGCGCAGTTCCTGCCGGTCGGCGTAAAGCTTCCCTCGGTCGCCCCAAACGGTGATCTGCGTCGTCATTTTCCGCTGCGACGAGTCCGACCAATTGACCGACAGCTGGCCCGAAACGTCGCCATAACGAAGCGAGGCATAAACCTCATCCTCAACGCCCTTGGAAAAAATGCTGCTCAGAATGGCGCTGTCGCACCCTGTCGAGGCGCCGAAATACCAGTTGAGCAAATTCAGCGGATGCGCGGCATAATCCAGCAACGCGCCACCGCCGAGTTCGGCCTTGCCCCGCCACGTCGGCTTCGAAGGCCGCGTGACCACGGGGCCATAGGCCTCGGCAGTGACATGGCTCACTCTGCCCAGCGCGCGAGCGTCAAGCAGCCGCTTCATCTCACCGAATACGGCAACGAAGCGATTATGATAGCCGACCTGCGTCACTAGGCCTTTTTCGTCCGCCAGCGCCGCAAGCTCGACACTGACCTGCTCATTCAGCGTTAGCGGCTTCTCGCAGAAGACGTGGATCCCGCGGCTCAGCGCATCGCGAACGATCGCCTCGTGCGAGATGGTCGGGGTCGCGACGATCACTGCCTCGAGCCCATCGATAGCCAACGCGTCCTTGGCATCGCTTACGTGCTTAAGCCCGGTGACCTTCGCCAGCGCAGACCCGACGAGCGGGGCGGAATCCGCCATTGCGACGATCTCAATGCCGGGCAAACCGTTGGCGATCGCAAGGTGCGACAGCCCCATCTTGCCCAGGCCGATGACGGCCATTTTCGTCATTTACGCGATCGTCCCCGTCATTACTGGCAATTGCTCGTATGCTGGCCGGCCCGGTCGCATCAAGCCTCGTCTTCCGGCTAGGGTTTGTTCTTTAATGTTCCGCTAAGGGACAGCGCCAATTGCGAAACCCCTCCCCGCCCCTTTGTTCAATATAGGCTAACTGGTAAAGGGTGAACCGGGTCAGCTGAGGATAGTTTCGCGCACATGAGATTCCTTCGGGCACCCGTTACCGAGAGGCGCCAGTCGTGCGCCCTCGGGAAGGCACGCATCATTCAGTCTTATGCCGCGCTCGCGCGCGAGGGATCGTAATGAGCGTGCATCTTCTCGATCTCGAGCGGCCGCGCCGGTCCGCGCTTCAACGGGCGATCCCTTATGCGTTAGCCATGCTTGCGCTCGCGCTCGCGACCGCCGGCCTTTTCGCCAACGCCAACAAGGTCGAGGACCTGCGCCGCGCGCAGCGGGCCGCCAAGATCGCCAGCTCCACCGGCGAAGCGGTGGCACCCCTAAACGTGGTCAAGCCGCTGACGCCAGAAGAGGCGCTCAAGGCGAACGAGGACCGGCCCTTTGACATCACGCCGGATACCCCGGCCAAGCAATTCCGGCTTATCGCCGATGACGGGAGCCGCGAACGCGCGCTCGAATGCCTTACGCAAGCCGTCTACTACGAAGCGGCAACCGAGGGTATCGACGGTCAGCGAGCAGTTGCCCAGGTCGTCTTGAATCGAATGCGACATCCAGGCTTCCCGTCGACCGTATGCGGCGTGGTGTATCAGGGCTCGAATCTTCCCACCGGTTGCCAGTTCACATTCACGTGCGATGGGGCTCTGATGCGCAATCCCATCCCATCAATCTGGGCCCGGGCCAAGAAAATCGCCTCGCAGGCGCTTGAGGGAAAGGTCTTTGCTGCGGTTGGGCACGCAACCCACTATCATGCCGATTACGTGCTTCCATATTGGGCCGACTCGCTTGCGAAGCAGGTCCAGATCGGGCACCACATCTTCTATCGCCTGCAAGGCAGACTGGGCACTCAGGCGGCGTTTTCGCAGCGCTACGGCGGTAAGGAACCACTGCTAGCGACGGAGCCATCGACGGCGTCCGTGGCAGCTGAGGCCGCGGATCAAGCGCAGGCACTTCTAAATTCCGGTCTAACGACGCCGACTCCGCTTGCGGCAGATGGTGCAGGCATCGCCGGAGGCAACAATCAGCCGAAACAGGTCCTCCTCGCAGATGCAGGCAAAGGCACTCTACTGATCGACGAAGGCGTTCCGCCGCCCTCCGGCACCAAGCGGCGGGCGCGACAAGACTGCAGCGCCCCTTCCGAGAAGCAGATTCGACCGGTAGCGCCTACCGACATGCATGCCGGTAATCCGTTCAGCGATTGCTAGATGCTCTCTCACAGTAAGCTTGGCGTGAAGCGCCTGCTGTCTAAGGCCCTTGGTCGAGAGTTCGTAGCACCCGAGGAGCTTGCCTACCGTCGACTGCAAACGAAAGGCTTTAGGCCGACCTTCATGATCGACGTCGGCGCCTACGAAGGTAATTGGACGCGGCTAGCGCGCCGTGTCTTCGGAGATGTACCGACATTGATGATTGAAGCACAGCTTTCAAAGCGGCCCATCTTGGAAAAGGTGTCTCACGAACTCGCCGACGTCCGTTATGCGCAGGCGCTTCTCAGCAGTGCCAGCGGAGAACGAAGACAATTTTTTGAAATGGAAACGGGATCGTCGATGTTCTCAGAGAATAGCAACGCTCCCCGCACAACTCGCGAATTGAGAACGTGCACGCTCGACGAGCTGGCCGGAGAAGTCCCTCGCGGGGCTTTCCTCAAGATCGACGTTCAAGGCGCGGAGCTCGAGGTTCTCGGCGGCGGTGAGCGGGCCCTCGCGGCCTGTGAGTTGGTCCAGCTCGAAGTCGCTCTTCTGCCTTACAACGAGGGCGCCCCGACCGCGCTCGAAGTCCTAAGCTACATGGCGGAGCGCGATTTTTCGCCTTTTGACATCAGCGGCTTCAGCCGCCCGAACGGCATAGACCTTGCTCAAGTCGACTTCCTGTTCGCACGACCCACCTCGAAGCTGAGGACGCACTTCTTCACCTTCTGAGCGCATTTCTGCGTCGCAACCCGGTTAGAGCGCGCCCTCGCGAGCCATTTCGCGTCTGAGCAGGCGTCAGATTTGAAACAAGATGCCGATTACCGAAGCGGGCATCGGAAGTACTTCGAACAGCACCTTCTATCTGTCTCTGCGGTAAGAGGGACCTCGCCCCTCTGCAACGCGGTGTTTAGACGCGATTGGCTCCCGAAGCGCCTTCGCGGATCGGCCGTTAACCTTCGCGCCACCAAAAGGAATTCAACTGAGAAGGTGACCGTGGCCTTAACGTCTCATTTACCCTATCTTTACGTTGAGAACCCACTCTCGCGGCGAAGAATTCTTGCCGTCTAGAGGACCCATTACATGAGCGACGGATTTCTCGCATTCAAAGGTCTCGCTTGGGGAGCCGCAGCGCTTTTCGTCGGAGCCGCACTCATGCCGTCGGCCACCGGCGGTAAGTTCGATCCCTTGCGGATATCTGCGCGCGCGGAAACCAGCTCCGGCCCGGTTAGAGCCGGCAGTGGGAAGAAAAAGAGCTCGACAACTTCGACCAGCGGCGGGACTCCAACTCCAACTCCAACTCCAACTCCAAGTCCAACGCCAACTCCGACGACAAGCACGACGTCTGCAGGCGGTTTTACGGAATTGACGACGATTCCCTCGGAGTTTCCGACCGCGACGGCGCTTGTGCCGACATGGGGCAGTGGAGCTATCCCACCCAGCATGGGGTCGGACCCCTTAGGCGCGTTCCGGTTCATCTGCGGCGCCGGACCGTTGAAGTACGATGATCCCATCCAGTACCCAGGCCAGCCCGGACGTTCTCACCTCCACCAGTACTACGGAAATACGAGAACGGACGCGTATTCAACTTATGAGTCCTTGCGAGCTTCCGGTGACGGAACCTGCGGTAGCGATGGGAATGGTCACACGCTGAATCGCTCCGCGTACTGGATTCCTGCGATGCTGGACGGCAAGGGTAATGTCGTTCAGCCTGACTTTATAACCATCTATTACAAACGGTTGCCCGACAGCGATAGCCGCTGTCATCCGGAGACGAACACTGCGGCTCTGGGAAAATGCATCGCGTTACCCAATGGGTTGCGTTTCATTTCGGGCTCGAACATGCAGGGCGGTTACCGCCAGGCTCATTTGCCGGCCCACGTCGCGTATGCTTGGCCGTACCGTTATAATTGCGTAACGAGCAATGGCAGCTCAAACAGCGGCAGTGGCTGGTATATGTCACTGGATGAAGCCACGCCAAATTGTGCAGTCGGTGATTCAATTGAGGCAATCGTACAGATGCCTAGCTGTTGGGACGGCAAGAACTTGGATGTGCCTGACCATGGATCGCACGTCGACTACCCCTATAATGGTCGTTGCGACGACGCCCACCCCTTCGTCATACCCGCATTCTTAATCTCGGTCGCATATCGTATCGCGCCGGGCGATGATGCGAGTAAGTGGACACTATCTAGTGATGCGATGGACCCGAGTAAGCCACGAGGTTGGTCGCTCCACGCCGACTGGTTCGGGGCTTGGGATCCGCAGACTTTGGCGACGTGGACCGACAACTGCATCAACAAGCATTTGTCTTGCACGGGCGGCGACTTGGGCAACGGCACTCAAATGAAGGGAGCCATGCAGCCATCGTACGGCTGGACTAACCCGAAACACCTCGTTCCCATTCCCGCCGGCGGCATGGCAATGTGATGAACTGGGCTGAGCCGGTTACGTGCCGGCTCTGCCTCCTTCATGCGGTCCGCACGGACACGAGGTTAAACGCAACAAATGGTGCTTAGACGGTCCTTTCAGAGACACATTCCAGCTCTCTGGCGGCTTGCGGCAGACCGCAGCGGCAACGTGGCGCTCATCGCCGCAGCGGCTTTCCCGTTGCTGATCGGCGCAGCGGGGCTGGCGGTCGATGGCGTTCACTGGGTGCTTCAAAAGCGCGAGGTCCAGGCAGCGACTGACGCGGCGGCAATGGCGGGCGTTTATGGCCTGATCGCGGACGGCGACATGCAGAATGCGGTCAACTCGAGCCTGACCAAGGGCGGCGGAGTTCCTGACAATGCCAGCATCCAGGCGATCGAATCGCCGCCCGGCCATGAAGCCGATCCGTTCGCGGTGACCGTCCGGGTAACGATCCCGGCTAAGACTACCTTCGCATCGATGTTCATGAAGACGGTGCCGACGATCACGGCCGAGGCCACGGCAAGTGTCGTCGAGAACGGCAAATATTGTTCATTCGCACTGGGCGACATGGATGACGACGCCGGCGTTGTCGTCCGTCCGAACTCGAAAGTCGACATGGAGTGCGGCGTCACCACGAACGCTACCGGCGCCAAGGCAATACAGGCCGACAGTTCGTCCAGCCTCAAGGCGGCGGACATCCGCGCTTACGGCGGCATCGACATGACTTCAATCTCGGGCTCACGCACGCGCGCACATGCCCTTGCGCAAGAGGACCCGCTTGCGAACAGCGACCCGCCGCAGGTGCCAAACACCGGTTGTCCGCAGATCACGGCAAACCCCGACGCCGCCAACCTCACCGGCGGCAAGCTCGTGCTCGAGCCGGGGTGCTACGCTACCATGTACCTTAACGGACCGGTTTTCCTGCAGGACGGCGAATACATTCTCAACAAGGGCAATTTCGTCGTTGGTCCTCAAGGCCACGTCGAATGCAGTGCCTGCACCATCTTTCTCACCAGCGAGACGGCCGGAACCGATGGCGCGTCGATCGGCAAGGTGAAGATCTCCAGCGACGCGACTGTAAAGATGCATGCGACCCGGGAAGGCCCAAACCAGGGCATTCTCTTTTATCAGGACCGGCATGCGGCCCGCGACCTGCCCGGCGATGAGAACCACATCGGCGGCGGCAGCTTCACCGAACTCGAAGGTCTCATCTATTTCCCATCCGAAACGGTTTACGTCGATGGGAACATGAGCCCGAACCTGCAGTGCACGCGCTTCATCGCTCGGCGCCTCATCTTTGCGGGGACGGTTTACGTCAGCAAGTCGTGCGACGGTCTCGACAAGGTCACCTTCATGGCGACGGAAGTGCGGCTGCTAAGCTGATCAAGACGTCACGAGCCGGGCGACGGCTTTTTCGACCTGAGACATGATCCGATGAATTTCCGTGTTTATCTCGCTGAGTTCCGCCACCAGGTCGGCGGCGGTGATGCGCGGCCCTGACGACTCCGAACGGACGAGGCTTCGGAGCGCTTCCAACGGCGCACTATTTGTCAGGCTTTCCGAATTCGAATCATAGGGTGCGGAGCGCTCAAACGGCACATTTGCCCCAATCGTGCCTGCAAGGTCCGCCCGATTCAGATCCGCAGCAGCAAAGCTAGGCGCTGTGCGGCCGTCGAGCAGCGAGTAATGGGCCGCAGCTGTCAAAGCGGCGTCGGCCGCTCTCGGCGTGACAATGTCGAGCCGCGCCCCGCGAGAACGTGCGGCAGTTCGTGCCTTAGCGCCATCAAAGCCTCTGTACCCCACGCGCATTTGCGGTTGGCGGCCCCTCGATTTGCTTCCCCCACGCACACCGACGGCGATCCGCGTCGCGACTCGCTGTTAAACTTCTGTTTACGTGCCAGCGCTACCCGCTTCAAGATGGGCCGCATTGCGCGCGCTTTTCCAAGGCTCTAGGCACAAGCCGAGATGAGGAAGCGCTGCGGTTGGAACCTCCAGTCGCCCGAGGAGCTTGGCGGTGACGACTTACCGGCCTGACCCCAAGATCTTGACGCTCGGATCGGAGTTCTATGATCCCGTTTCGCCGGCCGAGTTCCCAAAGACGATCCCTCGCTTTCTCAACGAGCGATGGGCGGAGCGTGTCGGTCTCGGCGGCCGCGACGCGGCTGCGTGGGCATCGAACTTTTGCCGATTCGAGCCACTTCCCGACAATCTGACCGAACCGCTCGCCCTTCGTTATCACGGTCACCAGTTTCGCGTTTACAACCCGGACATCGGAGATGGCCGCGGGTTCCTGTTCGCGCAGCTGCGCGACAATGACGAACGCCTTCTCGATCTCGGGACCAAGGGGTCAGGTCAAACTCCCTACAGCCGTCACGCCGACGGTCGGCTGACCCTTAAAGGCGCTGTCCGCGAAGTCCTGGCTACCGAAATGCTCGAGGCGCTCGGCGTGCCGACGTCAAAGACCTTCGCAGTCTTCGAAACCGGCGAAGCGCTTGAACGTGGCGATGAGCCCTCGCCCACCCGTTCAGCAGTTCTAACCCGCTTAAGTCACGGGAACGTTCGCATCGGCACGTTCCAGCGTCTAGCCTTCTTCGGCCAGGCCGAGAACATCCGAATGCTCGTCCGATACTGCCTTGAGAATCTCTATGGCGAGCCTGCAGTGGAAGATGCGGAAAACGCGCTGCGCTATTTTGACCTCGCCAGTTCCGCAACCGCGACGCTTGCCGCCTCCTATCTTGCCGCTGGCTTCGTCCATGGCGTCCTCAACAGCGACAATATCAATGTCACCGGCGAGAGCTTCGACTATGGCCCCTGGCGGTTCACGCCGGACTGGGACCCCGAATTCACCGCTGCCTACTTCGACCATTACGGTCTTTATACTTTCGGACGCCAGCCGGAGGCGATCCACTGGGACCTCGCCCAACTTGCCGGCTGCCTGTCGATCGTGGCGGACGGCCCAGCACTTTCCGGCATTCTTGCGTCATGGAGCGGGCGCTTCGAGGCTGCGCTGACGCAGGCCATGCTGCGCCGCCTCGGCGTCCGACCAGCCTACGAGGCCGACGATCGCCGCCTAGCCGGCGCACTTATCCGGGCGCTAGCGACCAAGGAAGCGTCGATCGATCGGATCTT
This portion of the Sphingomonas limnosediminicola genome encodes:
- a CDS encoding DUF1996 domain-containing protein encodes the protein MGSDPLGAFRFICGAGPLKYDDPIQYPGQPGRSHLHQYYGNTRTDAYSTYESLRASGDGTCGSDGNGHTLNRSAYWIPAMLDGKGNVVQPDFITIYYKRLPDSDSRCHPETNTAALGKCIALPNGLRFISGSNMQGGYRQAHLPAHVAYAWPYRYNCVTSNGSSNSGSGWYMSLDEATPNCAVGDSIEAIVQMPSCWDGKNLDVPDHGSHVDYPYNGRCDDAHPFVIPAFLISVAYRIAPGDDASKWTLSSDAMDPSKPRGWSLHADWFGAWDPQTLATWTDNCINKHLSCTGGDLGNGTQMKGAMQPSYGWTNPKHLVPIPAGGMAM
- a CDS encoding pilus assembly protein TadG-related protein translates to MALIAAAAFPLLIGAAGLAVDGVHWVLQKREVQAATDAAAMAGVYGLIADGDMQNAVNSSLTKGGGVPDNASIQAIESPPGHEADPFAVTVRVTIPAKTTFASMFMKTVPTITAEATASVVENGKYCSFALGDMDDDAGVVVRPNSKVDMECGVTTNATGAKAIQADSSSSLKAADIRAYGGIDMTSISGSRTRAHALAQEDPLANSDPPQVPNTGCPQITANPDAANLTGGKLVLEPGCYATMYLNGPVFLQDGEYILNKGNFVVGPQGHVECSACTIFLTSETAGTDGASIGKVKISSDATVKMHATREGPNQGILFYQDRHAARDLPGDENHIGGGSFTELEGLIYFPSETVYVDGNMSPNLQCTRFIARRLIFAGTVYVSKSCDGLDKVTFMATEVRLLS
- a CDS encoding protein adenylyltransferase SelO family protein translates to MTTYRPDPKILTLGSEFYDPVSPAEFPKTIPRFLNERWAERVGLGGRDAAAWASNFCRFEPLPDNLTEPLALRYHGHQFRVYNPDIGDGRGFLFAQLRDNDERLLDLGTKGSGQTPYSRHADGRLTLKGAVREVLATEMLEALGVPTSKTFAVFETGEALERGDEPSPTRSAVLTRLSHGNVRIGTFQRLAFFGQAENIRMLVRYCLENLYGEPAVEDAENALRYFDLASSATATLAASYLAAGFVHGVLNSDNINVTGESFDYGPWRFTPDWDPEFTAAYFDHYGLYTFGRQPEAIHWDLAQLAGCLSIVADGPALSGILASWSGRFEAALTQAMLRRLGVRPAYEADDRRLAGALIRALATKEASIDRIFFDWRGGRDPGADRYPSDKFREFAQRLEGRATPQTHPYWSDDNPCSMQIDEVETIWSAIAERDDWKPLTDKVTAVRRMGEAMQQDARAA